In Ensifer sp. PDNC004, the sequence CCCGGACCATGTCGAGGCGATCCTGCGCTTTGGTGCCGACTTCCTCGCACGCGAGAACAAGCAGGCGTCGAGCCATGTTCTGGTGCATTGCCATATGGGCGTGTCGCGCTCGACCGCCGCGATGCTGACTTTGATGGCGCAGGCAAACCCGGATGCGTCAGGCGAGAGCCTCTTTGCCCGTCTTGCGGCCATCCGTCCGCAGGCCTGGCCGAACTCTCAGATGATCGGCTTTGCTGATGAACAGCTCGGCCGCGGAAGCGAACTCACCACCGCGCTTCGCCGCCACTACGGTCGCCAGATCAAGAGCCGACCGGAGTTTGCCGAATGGATGACCTCGCTCGGCCGCGAGGCGGAGTTGAAGATGGCCATGCTTGGCTGACGTCGACGGCGGAACCTCCGCGGCCTCAGATGCACCGATTGGGTCCAGGGTCTAAGGCGAACTCTTTCTCCGAGGGAGAGAATGGGGCGTTGATGATCGGCACGACGGAAGGGTGAAAGCAGGGTGATCCGTCGAAGCCGTGGCGGCTTGCTTTCTGTGACGCCAGTTTGAGGGCTTTGCGATCCTGATACTCGGCAATGGTCGTCAGGGTGCCAAAAGACAACTTCCTTCCGCTTCGGCCGCCAGATGGACCAACACGTCTGGAAACGGATCAGCGTCCATGCTGGTGGGCAGCAGAAAAAGGGGACCGCATGATAGCAGTACGGCCCGCGCAAGAGAGGAGAGCCGTTATCCGCCGGATCGACCATTCGTGGGTCAGGTTTTCCGGCCGGTTGGGAGGGCTGGAAAGCCTAGGCCATCCTTTCTCGCCAACCTTTGGCTTAAAAGCATGGAGAACCGCGGTATCAGTGTGTTGATATTAGCCTGCCCGGCCGCTTAAATCTTCATGGCCCCCCAAGCCACATCGATCTTCCGGAAATCGGAGCAACATTTATGAGCCGCCAACTTTCTCTCCCACGCGACCGAATTTCCGTGCTTCTGCTGGAAGGTATCAGCCAGACCGCCGTGGACTACTTTTCGTCGTCCGGCTACACCAACCTCATTCATTTGCCGAAGGCGCTCGACGACAAGGATCTCAAGCGCCACATCGCCGACGCGCATATCATTGGCATTCGTTCCCGCACGCAGCTGACAGACGAGATTTTCGAATCCGCCAGGAAATTGATTGCCGTTGGCTGTTTTTCGGTCGGTACGAACCAAGTCGATCTGGATGCTGCTCGTCGGCGCGGCATTCCGGTGTTCAACGCACCCTATTCAAATACGCGATCGGTGGCCGAGCTTGTGATCGGCGAGATTATCATGCTGACACGGCAGATTTTTCCGCGCTCGGCTTCCGCGCATCAAGGTGGGTGGGAGAAAACCGCTGTGGGCAGCCGGGAGGTCCGCGGCAAAACGCTCGGCATTGTCGGCTACGGAAATATCGGATCGCAGCTCGGCGCGCTTGCCGAAAGCATGGGCATGGTCGTGCGCTACTTCGATCTTTCCGATCGGCTGCGCCGGGGCAATTCGGAGTCTATGGCCTCCCTCGGCGAACTTCTCGAGATCTCTGACTATGTGACAATGCACGTTCCCGAGACATCGTCGACGCATAATATGATCACCGAAACCGAATTGCGCCGCATGAAGAAGGGCGCCATCTTCATCAACAATTCCCGTGGCACCGTTGTCGATCTCGACGCGCTTGCGAAAGTCCTGAAGGACGGCCATCTGGCGGGTGCCGCGGTCGACGTGTTCCCCAAGGAGCCGGCATCGAACACCGAGCGTTTTGAGACGCCGTTGCAAGGTTTGAGCAATGTCATCCTGACGCCGCATATCGGCGGCTCAACTGAGGAAGCCCAAGAGCGCATCGGCGGGGAGGTTTCAAGGAAGCTGGTCGAATATTCCGACATCGGCTCAACAATGGGGGCGGTTAACTTTCCCCAGGTACAGCTGCCCGAGCGCCCGAACGGCACGCGTTTCATTCACGTGCATGAAAACCGCCCTGGAATGCTTATTCAGC encodes:
- a CDS encoding tyrosine phosphatase family protein — translated: MEATFSPVLTVCGIDELPGQSTRNVTHVLSIVDPELPELEAFGAYGEHHRTTLRFHDIIAAAPDRVMPHPDHVEAILRFGADFLARENKQASSHVLVHCHMGVSRSTAAMLTLMAQANPDASGESLFARLAAIRPQAWPNSQMIGFADEQLGRGSELTTALRRHYGRQIKSRPEFAEWMTSLGREAELKMAMLG
- the serA gene encoding phosphoglycerate dehydrogenase, giving the protein MSRQLSLPRDRISVLLLEGISQTAVDYFSSSGYTNLIHLPKALDDKDLKRHIADAHIIGIRSRTQLTDEIFESARKLIAVGCFSVGTNQVDLDAARRRGIPVFNAPYSNTRSVAELVIGEIIMLTRQIFPRSASAHQGGWEKTAVGSREVRGKTLGIVGYGNIGSQLGALAESMGMVVRYFDLSDRLRRGNSESMASLGELLEISDYVTMHVPETSSTHNMITETELRRMKKGAIFINNSRGTVVDLDALAKVLKDGHLAGAAVDVFPKEPASNTERFETPLQGLSNVILTPHIGGSTEEAQERIGGEVSRKLVEYSDIGSTMGAVNFPQVQLPERPNGTRFIHVHENRPGMLIQLNEIFSSRGLNIVAEFLQTLGDTGYVVVEADGISTNADEILQALRGIPGTIRTRLVY